Proteins from one Gasterosteus aculeatus chromosome 11, fGasAcu3.hap1.1, whole genome shotgun sequence genomic window:
- the vasnb gene encoding vasorin b, translated as MKVFRTPLMPFLLFLILPDATWSSECPDDCSCTPPGSIFCFQRRSSTIPKGVAPSTESLYLFANGIEGLTTEDFEGMEKLEMLDLSQNKLTELADRVFEPLTSLRNLDLSSNQITHISEDCFQGMELLERLYLSNNHIETIHPIAFIGLEHLLELKLQGNQLTSLPALSMPRLLLLDLRFNVLPILGPSDLQTPNLESLKLGGVGLISLNKELIRSLKNLHELDISGNKLESFPSALKETQGLIHLNMAGNPMGPLKVQDLQNIEELQELDISSLSLQGLPEEFSQLLPHLKKLAVAENPFNCLCTLAWFPRWLKAQSITLERTEETRCHFPPINAGKVLERLEHRDLGCPTTTTVTPSTVRTTTTPPVPVTTFLVITRDIPILRSGNKPDKDDSPLPPALASPSSSSMDRGEEHPFCPPDTCLNGATCHLDQHGQVECTCPHGTSGMYCEVQNHHPPSPPEAEVPMATVSVDAPDISSHQATTTSILLDLHRYIEMRPYIRGIRLTYRNLSGPDRRPIQLNLPPKFPEYILRGLQPNSTYRVCASPLGAPSGTDSVCTEAHTVPESKRSPQIDDQRLTTTLVPAIAILLLLVLIAMAVGVVCYLRRKRANGQLDLECEPSQLELDGVKAGLDNGALPQKQPQLMIPEPAVQNGNLEYEVLLLQDHCTSNNNMTSHKPSYF; from the coding sequence ATGAAGGTCTTTCGCACTCCATTGATGCCTTTTCTGCTCTTCCTCATTCTTCCTGATGCCACCTGGTCCAGTGAGTGCCCAGACGACTGCTCCTGTACCCCACCAGGCTCCATCTTCTGTTTCCAGAGACGCTCCTCTACTATTCCAAAGGGAGTAGCCCCATCCACAGAAAGTCTTTATCTCTTTGCTAATGGCATTGAGGGCTTGACAACTGAGGACTTTGAAGGCATGGAAAAGCTAGAGATGCTGGACCTCAGTCAAAACAAATTGACTGAACTTGCTGATAGGGTATTtgaacctttgacctctttgaGAAATCTTGACTTGTCTTCCAACCAGATAACCCACATTTCAGAAGACTGCTTCCAGGGTATGGAACTGCTTGAACGCCTTTATTTGTCCAATAATCATATCGAGACCATCCATCCTATTGCCTTTATTGGCTTGGAGCACCTGCTGGAACTCAAACTGCAGGGCAACCAGCTGACATCCCTGCCAGCTCTCTCAATGCCACGACTACTGCTGCTGGACCTTCGTTTTAATGTCTTACCCATCTTGGGTCCTTCAGATCTCCAGACCCCAAACCTTGAGTCGCTCAAATTGGGTGGCGTGGGGCTCATCAGCCTGAATAAGGAGCTCATACGTAGTCTAAAGAACCTCCACGAACTGGACATCTCAGGCAACAAACTTGAGTCCTTCCCCTCAGCGCTAAAGGAGACCCAAGGTCTGATTCACCTCAACATGGCTGGGAACCCGATGGGCCCTCTTAAGGTTCAGGACCTGCAGAACATTGAAGAGCTGCAGGAGTTGGACATTAGCAGCCTCAGTTTGCAGGGCCTTCCTGAAGAGTTCTCACAGCTATTACCACATCTCAAAAAGCTCGCAGTTGCAGAGAACCCCTTCAACTGTCTCTGCACCTTAGCATGGTTCCCAAGATGGCTAAAAGCCCAGAGCATCACCCTGGAGAGAACAGAGGAGACACGCTGTCATTTTCCACCTATCAATGCTGGAAAGGTATTGGAGAGACTAGAGCACAGGGATTTGGGCTGTCCTACCACTACTACAGTCACCCCCAGTACTGTCAGAACCACCACAACCCCGCCTGTTCCTGTCACTACCTTCTTGGTTATTACTAGAGATATTCCAATCCTTAGGAGCGGTAACAAACCAGACAAAGATGACTCTCCCTTACCCCCTGCCCTTGCATCCCCCAGTAGCAGCAGTATGGACCGAGGCGAGGAGCACCCTTTCTGTCCCCCTGATACCTGTCTGAACGGGGCTACATGTCATTTGGACCAGCATGGTCAGGTGGAATGTACCTGTCCACATGGCACCTCAGGCATGTATTGTGAGGTCCAAAACCATCACCCGCCTTCACCGCCTGAAGCTGAAGTCCCCATGGCAACTGTCAGTGTAGATGCACCAGACATCAGCTCACATCAAGCAACCACGACTTCAATCCTGCTGGACCTCCACCGCTACATTGAAATGCGTCCTTACATCCGTGGAATCCGCCTAACCTACCGTAACCTCTCTGGACCAGACCGTAGGCCGATCCAACTAAACCTACCACCCAAATTTCCAGAGTATATCCTCAGGGGTCTGCAGCCCAACTCCACTTACAGGGTGTGTGCCAGTCCACTAGGTGCCCCTAGTGGCACGGACAGCGTCTGCACTGAAGCGCATACGGTTCCTGAAAGCAAACGCAGTCCACAGATTGACGACCAGAGGCTGACAACTACACTGGTGCCGGCAATCGCTATCTTGCTACTGCTGGTACTAATAGCAATGGCAGTGGGAGTGGTATGCTATCTTCGCAGGAAAAGGGCCAATGGCCAACTGGACCTAGAATGTGAGCCCTCCCAGCTTGAGTTGGATGGGGTGAAGGCTGGTTTGGACAATGGGGCACTGCCTCAGAAACAACCCCAGCTCATGATCCCTGAACCTGCTGTTCAGAATGGCAATCTGGAGTACGAGGTGTTGTTACTACAGGATCACTGTACATCAAATAACAATATGACTTCACACAAGCCCTCCTACTTTTGA